GACGGCGAACGCGTAGTAGTGGTCATCGACTACCTAAGCGCCGCCCCCGCAACCCTCTCCGCAGAGCCCCCGCAGCACCTGATCGCCAGACCACCCCATGCCTGGGTCTTCCAACGCCTTGACGTGTGAATGTCCTCGAATTACCCGTCTTAAGCAACTCTTAAGGTTCCCCAGACGTCCTCCCTCAGTAGTGAAACCAGGTGGGCTCCCCAGAGCCCACCGGACCGAACTGGGGCAGAGGCGTGACGTACGAGGACCAAGAGCAACTCATAGGCTGCGGCTGCGAAGACCACGGCGCGATACCCACCGCACCGTCCATCAAGACACCCGCCGCCATCCCCAGCGTGCCTGCCGCCGCGACACCTAGCGCTTCCCCCGCTGCGACGCCCGGCGCCATCCCCGACGCGACTGCCGCTGCGACGTCCGGCGCTATCCGCGGCGCGATCCTCAGCGCGGTGCCCAGCGCAGTGCCCGGCGCGATGCCCGGTGCAGCCTCCGGGAACGGCTCCCGCCGCCGCTTCCTACGCACCGCCGCCGGCCTCGCCATAGCAGCGCCCACCCTCCTGGCCGCAGCCTGCAGCTCCTCATCCTCATCCCCGAAGCAGAACACCGCCGCCGGCACCACCCCCACCACAGGCGCCCCGTCCACAGGCGGCACCCCCTCCCAGCCCCCCACCTCGCCCTCCAGCGCCACCACCGGCACCGGCGCCCTCCCCGGCCCCGAGACCGCCGACGCGGCCCTCCTGGCGTCCCGCTACGACGGCCTGAAGCCCTTCGCCCCCGCCCCGCCGCCCCCCGCGACCAAGCCGGTGAACACGAACGTCGACCTCCCCCCAGTCATAAGCCACGTCCCCACCGACCAGAAGATCTGCTTCCTGACCATCGACGACGGAGCCGAGAAGGACCCCGCCTTCCTCCAGATGGTGAAGGACTTCCGCATACCCATAACGATGTTCCTGGCCGACTGCTTCATCCAGGACGACTACGCATACTTCACGCAGCTCCGCGACACCGGCTACTGCACCATCCAGAACCACACCCTCCACCACCCCGACATGGTGACCCTCAACGCCCAACGCCAACTAGCGGAGGTCACAGGCCAACAGCAGAAGCTGGTGAAGAACTACAACACCCACCCATACCTGTTCCGAGCACCCTTCGGAAACTCCAACAAAGCAACCCAAGAAGCCTGCAAGCAAAACGGCCTAAAAGCCATCTGCTACTGGCGAGCCTCGTTCCAAAAGCAAGGCTTCCAATGGCAAGCCGCCGACAAAAAGCTCCGCCCCGGCGACATCCTCCTAGCCCACTTCCGAGGCCCCAAAGCCAACGGCAAGGGCTGGCCCGAGATGCACGAACTGATGACCAACCTCTTCCGCATCGTCCAAGACCAGGGCTACACCTTCGCCCGCCTGGAGGACTACGTCTAGGCCCCGCGCCCCTACCGAGGCTGCCGCCCCGTCTCCGCCGCCCGAGGCTGCCGCCCCGTCTCCGCCGCCCGAGGCTGCCGCTCCGCCCCCACCGCTCCACCGAAGCCGCGCCCCCACCGAAGGCCGCCGCCCCGCTCTCGCCGCCCGAGGCCGCCGCCCCGCCTCCGCCGCTCCGCCGAAGCCGCTGCCCACGGCTGACGCACCGCCGAAGCTGCCCCGGGTCGGTCGCCTCCACTTCCGTCGCCCCGCCGCCGCACTGGCCTGAAGCCGCCTCCCGCCGCCCGAAGGCCCGCCCACCGAGGCTGCCTCCGCCGCTCCGCCGCCTACTCCCGCCGCCCGAAGGCCCGCCCACCGAGGCTGCCTCCGCCGCTCCGCCGCCTACTCTCGCCGCCCGAAGGCGCTCCCGCCCGCCGACGCCTTCGCCCACCGCTCGCCCGAAACTGCTTCTAACGCCCGAAGCCGCCGCCCACCTGCCGCCGCCCATTCGCCGAGCCCGCGCACGCACCGACCCACTTGCCGATGCCGCCCTCCTCCCGCGCAAGCGTCGCTCCGCCTACCGAAGCCGCCCGGCAAGCAGCGCGGCCCGCCACCGCCCCGTTCGCTGAGCCCCAGCCTTCCGTCACTGGAGCAACGCCACCCCTCTTGCGGCCGACCGACCCACTCCGACCCGCCGCACCACACCCACGAGCCGGCCATGTTCGTTCATGCTCTGCGCCGCGCCGCAACTCGGCATCGCGGCACCCACCCAGCACCGCGCTCCTCATCTGGCCCGTGCCTGGTTCCCCCCCCGGTACCGCAGCTCCCGCTCTTCCCAACGATCCGGTCCCGCACTGCGCCTGATCGCCGCCCTGCTCTGCCCCGCCAGGCCGCGTCCTCGCCGCGAGGCGTCGCCCCTCGCGCAACGCCATTCCTGCCGACCTCGCCCGCCAGCCGCGTACCCAAACTCACCCAACGTGCCGAAGCCCCCGAGCCATCCGGCATCATCCATTCGGCCTCGTCGATTCCGCGTAGCCCTTATACGCACAACATCAGATGTCCAACTTGCCCGAATCGCGAAGTATGGACATGTCCCCGGCGGCAGTGTCACGGCGCATAGCCGCTGGGAACCGACGGCCGACAACGCTCGTCAGCGCGGACAGAGCTCACCGCGCGGGCGGGCGCCATCGGACGTCGTGCCCTCGGGCGGTCCCAGACCGCCCGTCTGCTCGGTGGAAGGGGAGAAAATGCCCTGGACACTGGTCAGTGTCCAGGGCGGGGGAGCTCCCCCACCATCGAGCAGTCCCGGGGCCGGCGCGCCGGCCCCGGGAGGGCAACCCACCGTCCGGCCCCGCGGACGGCCAACGGGGGTGCTTGCGCCGCCCGGTATGTCGGCGTGCCATAGTGGAGTCGCTTTTGCGACCCGCCCCTGGCACTCCACTTGACCGAGTGCTAAAGGCCCGCCTAGTCTCGCTTTGGCACCCTCGCACCGAGAGTGCCAGCGCGATACGGCCGGACCCTGGCACCCGCGACGACAGGTTCCGCAACCAGTTCCCATCGCCGATCCGTCACGCGAACGAAAGGTCACACATCGTGGCTACCGTTGCCATCAAGCCGCTCGAGGACCGCGTCGTCGTCAAGCCGCTCGACGCCGAGCAGACCACCGCCTCCGGCCTCGTCATCCCGGACACCGCCAAGGAGAAGCCGCAGGAGGGCGTCGTCCTGGCCGTGGGCCCGGGCCGCTGGGAGGACGGCAAGCGCGTCGAGCTCGACGTCAAGGAGGGCGACATCGTCCTCTACAGCAAGTACGGCGGCACCGAGGTCAAGTACAACAACGAGGAGTACCTCGTTCTGTCGGCGCGCGACCTGCTCGCGATCGTCAACAAGTAGCACCCGCCCGTCGCCCGGCCACCGCCCCAGGTGGAGCGCGACGCGCCGCAGTACTTGATGAGCTGCATTTCCGCCCCGGGCGGCCGGGGACCCGGCCTTGAGCGCCGGGGCGGATTTTTCTTCTTCTTAAAGACAAGGAACGTACTCGCTCATGGCGAAGATGCTCGAATTCGACGAGGACGCCCGCCGCAAGCTCGAGCGCGGCGTCAACGCGCTCGCCGACGCGGTCAAGGTGACCATCGGCCCCAAGGGCCGCAATGTCGTCATCGACAAGAAGTTCGGCGCCCCGACCATCACCAACGACGGCGTGACCATCGCCCGTGAGGTCGAGCTCGAGGACCCGTACGAGAACCTCGGCGCGCAGCTGGCGAAGGAAGTCGCCACCAAGACCAACGACATCGCCGGTGACGGCACCACCACCGCGACGGTGCTGGCCCAGGCGATGGTGCGCGAGGGTCTGCGCAACGTCGCGGCCGGCGCTCAGCCGATCGCGCTCAAGCGCGGCATCGACGCGGCCGTCAAGGCCGTCGCCGAGCAGCTGCTGTCCACCGCCAAGCAGGTGGAGACCAAGGAGTCCATCGCCCAGGTCGGCGCGATCTCCGCGCAGGACAAGGCGATCGGCGACCTGATCGCCGAGGCCATGGACAAGGTCGGCAAGGACGGTGTGATCACCGTCGAAGAGTCGAACACCATGGGCCTGGAGCTCGAGTTCACCGAGGGCATGCAGTTCGACAAGGGCTACCTGTCGCCCTACATGGTGACCGACCAGGAGCGCATGGAAGCGATCCTGGAGGACCCCTACATCCTGATCAACCAGGGCAAGATCAGCTCCCTGAACGAGCTGCTGCCGCTGCTGGAGAAGGTCGCGCAGTCCCGCAAGCCGCTGCTGATCATCGCCGAGGACGTCGACGGCGAGGCGCTGTCCACGCTGGTCGTGAACAAGATCCGCGGCACCTTCACCTCGGTCGCGGTCAAGGCCCCGGCGTTCGGCGACCGTCGCAAGGCGATCCTGGAGGACCTGGCGATCCTGACCGGCGCGCAGGTCGTGGCGCCCGAGGTCGGTCTGAAGCTGGACCAGGTCGGCGTAGAGGTGCTGGGCACCGCCCGCCGCGTGACCGTCACCAAGGACGACACCACCGTCGTCGACGGTGCCGGCGATACCTCGGCCGTGGCCGACCGCGTGAAGCAGATCAAGGCCGCGATCGAGACCACCGACTCCGACTGGGACCGCGAGAAGCTGCAGGAGCGCCTGGCCAAGCTGGCCGGCGGCGTCTGCGTCATCCGCGTCGGCGCGGCCACCGAGGTCGAGCTGAAGGAGAAGAAGCACCGTCTGGAGGACGCCATCTCCGCGACCCGTGCCGCGGTCGAGGAGGGCATCGTCTCCGGCGGTGGCTCCGCGCTGGTGCACGCCGTCTCGGTGCTGGACGGCGACCTGGGCCTGACCGGCGACGAGGCGACCGGCGTGCGCGTCGTGCGTCGGGCCGCGGTCGAGCCGCTGCGCTGGATTGCCGAGAACGCGGGCCTCGAGGGCTACGTCGTGACCGACAAGGTCGCGAACCTGCCCGTCGGCTCCGGCCTGAACGCGGCCACCGGCGAGTACGTGGACCTGGTCGCGGCCGGCGTCATCGACCCGGTCAAGGTCACCCGCTCCGCGCTGGCCAACGCTGCGTCCATCGCGTCGATGCTGCTCACGACAGAGACCCTGGTCGTCGAGAAGCCGGCGCCCAAGGAGGACGAGGGCCACTCGCACGGCGGCCACGGCCACAGCCACTAAGAGCTGGCGACGCTAAAGGCACGCGGCGCTAAAGGGCTCGCAGCGCTAAAGGCTTCGCGACGCCTAGGGCCCGCGAAGCTAAGCGCCCGCGACGCCAAGAGCTTGCTGGCTTCATAGCGAGCGCTGAGGGCGGCTCTATACGGAGAACTCCGTATAGAGCCGCCTTTCCACTGCTCGCCGTGCAGCCGAACCGACTACCCGAGCTGTGCGCGTTCCGCAGTCCCTGCGGACGTCGGGAGCCTGCAGAAACCACAGGATCCACAACCCGCGCGGCGCGAGCTATAGCCAGCTACTGCTTAGTCTTCGCCTTAGCCCGCACCGCAGCCGAAACCGTATTGGCCGGCCGAGTCATGGTCATCCCATTGCTCGGTGCAGTAGCCGGCGCACCAGAAGGCTTCGCCTGCAGCTTCACCGGCACCTTCGTCGAAGGCTTCCGCGTCGGCTTCGAGTTCTTCGCCGAGGCCAGCGCCGCGAGCTTCGCAGCCCGCGCCACCGCCTTCTCGCGTGCGTAGTGCTCGTCGCGCTCTTCCTCGGTCATGCCGCCCCACACTCCATAGGGCTCATGTACTTGTAGCGCGTGCTCCCGGCATGGTTTGCATACCGGGCAGTGCAGACACACTTCCTTCGCGGCCTCCTCCCGCGAGGTCCGCGCCTGGCCGCGCTCGCCTTCCGGGTGGAAGAACAGGTCGCTGTCGGTACCGCGGCACGAGCCGCGCAACTGCCAGTCCCAGAAGTCCGCGTTCGGGCCCGGGAGACGGGACACGTCGGCCATGGCAAGCCCTTCCTTCCGTTGGCCACCCCGCCGGCGAATCCGCAGGTCAGTCGTCCTGTTGTCGGACGACCGACGGCGAGTCGCTGGATGGAGTGGTCT
The sequence above is a segment of the Catenulispora sp. EB89 genome. Coding sequences within it:
- a CDS encoding polysaccharide deacetylase family protein, which codes for MPSAVPGAMPGAASGNGSRRRFLRTAAGLAIAAPTLLAAACSSSSSSPKQNTAAGTTPTTGAPSTGGTPSQPPTSPSSATTGTGALPGPETADAALLASRYDGLKPFAPAPPPPATKPVNTNVDLPPVISHVPTDQKICFLTIDDGAEKDPAFLQMVKDFRIPITMFLADCFIQDDYAYFTQLRDTGYCTIQNHTLHHPDMVTLNAQRQLAEVTGQQQKLVKNYNTHPYLFRAPFGNSNKATQEACKQNGLKAICYWRASFQKQGFQWQAADKKLRPGDILLAHFRGPKANGKGWPEMHELMTNLFRIVQDQGYTFARLEDYV
- the groES gene encoding co-chaperone GroES; this encodes MVATVAIKPLEDRVVVKPLDAEQTTASGLVIPDTAKEKPQEGVVLAVGPGRWEDGKRVELDVKEGDIVLYSKYGGTEVKYNNEEYLVLSARDLLAIVNK
- the groL gene encoding chaperonin GroEL (60 kDa chaperone family; promotes refolding of misfolded polypeptides especially under stressful conditions; forms two stacked rings of heptamers to form a barrel-shaped 14mer; ends can be capped by GroES; misfolded proteins enter the barrel where they are refolded when GroES binds), with the protein product MAKMLEFDEDARRKLERGVNALADAVKVTIGPKGRNVVIDKKFGAPTITNDGVTIAREVELEDPYENLGAQLAKEVATKTNDIAGDGTTTATVLAQAMVREGLRNVAAGAQPIALKRGIDAAVKAVAEQLLSTAKQVETKESIAQVGAISAQDKAIGDLIAEAMDKVGKDGVITVEESNTMGLELEFTEGMQFDKGYLSPYMVTDQERMEAILEDPYILINQGKISSLNELLPLLEKVAQSRKPLLIIAEDVDGEALSTLVVNKIRGTFTSVAVKAPAFGDRRKAILEDLAILTGAQVVAPEVGLKLDQVGVEVLGTARRVTVTKDDTTVVDGAGDTSAVADRVKQIKAAIETTDSDWDREKLQERLAKLAGGVCVIRVGAATEVELKEKKHRLEDAISATRAAVEEGIVSGGGSALVHAVSVLDGDLGLTGDEATGVRVVRRAAVEPLRWIAENAGLEGYVVTDKVANLPVGSGLNAATGEYVDLVAAGVIDPVKVTRSALANAASIASMLLTTETLVVEKPAPKEDEGHSHGGHGHSH